The Pectobacterium parmentieri genome segment TTCTGGCGCCAGGAATCGGCGAAATCATCGGGGGTTCACAGCGTGAAGAGCGTCTGGCGCAGCTAGATAGCCGTCTGGAAGAGATGGGGCTGAATAAAGAAGACTACTGGTGGTATCGTGATTTACGTCGTTACGGCACCATTCCCCATTCCGGTTTCGGTTTAGGTTTTGAACGACTGATTGCCTATGTTACCGGTGTACAAAATGTGCGCGATGTAATCCCTTTCCCACGCACGCCACGGAACGCTAGTTTCTAAATAAATATTTAATATAAGTAAAACAAATATGTAGAAAAGAAGAGTCGGGCTTCCCGGCTCTTTTTTTTTAATTTTTGTTATGTCACAAAAAGTTCCCTGAATTTTACATTTAGAAACACATTATTTCCATTTGTTACTCGATTGCGAAGTTTGTAGCATCTTTAGGGTGGATTAACGAGCGTGCGAATGAAAAACTGCGTTCAGACACAGGAAGACACCAAACTTTCAGGAATAGTTCCCTAAAGAATTATTTATGGCAGTGGCAGGTGTCTAAATAACACCAATGAGGGTAATAATGATGAAACGCAACATTCTTGCAGTAGTAATCCCAGCTCTGTTAGTCGCAGGCGCAGCCAACGCAGCAGAAATTTATAATAAAGACGGCAACAAGCTGGATCTGACTGGTAAAATCACAGGCTTGCACTACTTCTCTGACGACCACGGCAATGACGGCGATCAAACCTACGCTCGTTTGGGCTTCAAAGGCGAAACTCAGATTTCTAGCGAGTTAACTGGTTATGGCCGTTTTGAATATCAGTTCAATGGTTATAAAGACGAGAGCCAAGGTTCTGCTGGCCCGAACGCAGATAAGACTCGTTATGCGTTTGTTGGTTTAAAATTTGCTGATGCTGGTTCATTGGACTACGGTCGTAACCTAGGTATCGCATATGACGCACTGGCTTGGACCGATGTTCTGCCTGAGTTCGGTGGTGATTCCAGCTACACTGATAACCTGACTGGCCGTAGCACTGGTGTTCTGACCTATCGTAACAAAAATTTCTTCGGCTTAGTTGATGGCTGGGATTTCGGCCTGCAATATCTTGGTAAAAATGACAACGGCAGCATTAATGAAAGAAGCAGTACTGAAAAACAAAACGGCGATGGCTGGGGTGTTTCTTCTTCTTACACCTCTGATATCGGTGTAGGCGTTGTCGCTTCTTACGCTAAATATGACCGTACTAACAACCAAAATGGCTACGGTGCTAATGCCGCACGTACTGGCAACACCGGTGGTGAAGCAGATGCTTGGGCAACTGGCCTGAAATATGATGCTAACAACATTTATGTTGCGGCAACTTATGGCGAGTACCGCAACCTAACAATCGTTAAACCGAAAGCAGGTGCTGTTAACGGCATAGGTAACTTCTACGCTGACCAAACTAAAGTTTTTGAAGCTGTTGCTCAATACAACTTCGACTTCGGTCTGACTCCATCTCTGGCTTACGTTTCTGCTAAAGCCAAAGACGATACCAGCGTTGTTAAAACCAACGATTACGTAACAAAATACGTCAGCGTTGGCGCTACTTACTCTTTCAACAAAAACATGTCTACCTATGTTGATTATCAAATCAACCTGTTGAAAGATGAGAACGCGTATAGACTGAATACCGACGATACCGTTGCTCTTGGCCTGACTTATCAGTTCTAAGTTGTTGCCGCATAACGTAACGAGTTAATCGTTCGTATTGCAGGAAAAGACAGAGCTTCGGCTCTGTCTTTTTTATTGCGTGTAGGATAGCGCCCAGTTGTCGTAAGCAACGCTGAAAAACGCACACCGTGTTTTTGTTTCTGCTTTGCGCCAATTATTCTCACCTAACCAGTCTTTTATTTCGTCTCTCTCCTTCTCCCTGTTATTTCCCTTTCTTTTTGACATCAACGGTTGGCAAAGCCTTTTACTGACGGTACTCTGAGAATTCTTATTTCATCTCAGTTATGGAACATTCTGGCAATGTTTGAAAATATCTCTGCCGCACCGGCCGATCCTATTCTCGGGCTGACCGATCTTTTCCGCGCCGATGACCGTGCGAATAAAATCAATCTGGGTATTGGTGTCTATAAAGATGAAACCGGTAAAACTCCGGTTCTGACCAGCGTAAAAAAAGCAGAACACTATCTGCTGGAAAATGAAACCACCAAAAACTATCTGGGCATTGACGGTTTGCCAGCATTCGGTCAGTGCACGCAGGAACTGCTGTTTGGCAAGCAGAATGCCATCATTGCCGACAAACGTGCTCGTACAGCACAAACCCCAGGCGGAACCGGTGCTTTACGTGTAGCGGCAGATTTCATTGCAAATCAGACGTCGGCAAAACGCATTTGGATCAGCAACCCAACCTGGCCAAATCACAATAATGTGTTCTCTGCCGTCGGTTTAGAAATTTGCCAATATGACTACTACGATGCAGCAAACCATGCGCTGGATTTTGATGGCCTGCTGAACAGCCTGAATGCCGCACAAGCAGGTGACGTAGTGCTGTTCCACGGCTGTTGCCATAACCCAACCGGTATCGATCCTACCGCTGAGCAGTGGGCTAAACTGGCAGAGCTATCGGTAGCAAAAGGCTGGCTGCCGCTGTTTGACTTCGCCTATCAAGGCTTTGCCCGTGGGCTAGAAGAAGATGCGGAAGGTCTGCGCATCTTTGCCGCACTCCACGATGAACTGATCGTATGCAGTTCGTACTCTAAAAACTTCGGTTTGTACAATGAGCGTGTCGGTGCCTGTACGTTGGTTGCCGCAGATGCCGCAACGGCAGACAAAGCATTCAGCCAAGTGAAAGCCGCTATTCGTGCCAACTACTCTAACCCACCGTCACACGGCGCAACCGTTGTTGCTACCATCTTGAGTAACGACGCGCTGAAGGCCATTTGGGTACAGGAACTGACGGCGATGCGTGAACGCATTCAGCGTATGCGTCAGTTGTTCGTCAATACGTTGCAGGAAAAAGGCGCACAGCAGGATTTCTCCTTCATCATCAACCAGAATGGGATGTTCTCATTCAGCGGCTTGACCAAGGAACAGGTTCTGCGTCTGCGTGACGAATTCGGCGTTTACGCGGTGAACTCTGGCCGTGTCAACGTTGCAGGGATGACACCAGAGAACATGGCACCGCTCTGCGAAGCGATTGTTGCCGTACTCTGATTGCCGATCGTTTTGCGATCAAAAAAAGCCGACATTCTGTGTCGGCTTTTTCATTTCTGCTCTTTTACTCACAGAAAAGCTGAATGCGACAAATTACCAAATTGCGGCATCTTCGCGCAGGAAAGGATTGGTTTTACGCTCATGTCCTAGTGTCGACATTGGACCATGCCCCGGAATAAACGTCACGTCGTCACCCAGCGGCAGCAGCTTATTCTTGATGGACGCGATCAACGCCTGATGATCGCCTTGAGGGAAATCAGTACGCCCTACGCCACCGTTGAAAATCACATCGCCAACCTGTGCCAGCCGTGATTCAGCATCAAAGAAAACAATGTGGCCCGGTGTATGACCAGGACAATGGAAAACCGCCAGTGTCGTCTCCCCGACGCTGACCTCATCACCTTCCTGCAGCCAGCGTGATGGTGTCAGCGGCGCGCACTCTTCCAAGCCAAACATCCGGCTCTGTGCAGGTAAACCTTCCAGCCAGAAAGCATCTTCAATCTGCGGGCCAATAATCGGCACCTGATAGTGCTCCGCCAGTTCTGCTGCTGCACCGACGTGATCCAGATGACCATGCGTCAACAGAATCTGTTTAACCAAAATCCCTGCATCTGCGACGGCATGTTTGATTTTTTCAGCGTCCCCACCGGGATCGACAATTGCTGCCTCATTGGTTTTTTCACACCATAACAATGTGCAGTTCTGGCTAAATGCCGTCACCGGGACGATTTGATATTTCATATCACTCCATGTTGAATAAACTAAACGACCCGCAATGTCGCCGCGAGCCGTATCAAAAAAGTGTAGTGCTGCTATAGCAGATTACCAGGTGCGGACCGGACCGGTATCGATGTGAACGAAATCACTGCGCGGATAGTAGCCAACCCCGCCAGCACGCATTTTAGTGGCAGCTTTACGAATATTGGCCAGTTGGACACCTTCGATATGGAAATCCATCGCTTGCCCTTTTGTGTGGTAGCTCTGCTTTGCCACACCTCGGCTATGTGCGCGTAATTCGTTATTGGTATCTATTGCACGATAACCGGAAATCAGTTGCACGGGTTTATTGGTTCCCAACATGACCTGTAAACGATAGAGCTGATCGAAAAGCTGCGGATCAATCATTTTGACTTTATTGGCACGATAATCGCGGAAAAAGTGATTCAGGCGGGAAAGTTCTGATTTGTTATACCGTTTACCATCAAAGAATTCCGTTTTCAGCCGCTCTCCGGTATTCAGGTTATCTAGCGTCAAAATTCGTGGTCGGGGGGTAGATAACGTTGCAAATGCCTGACCGGGAAGCAGTGCGATGCCCAATGCGGCACCACCCAGTGCAAGCCACTTACGGCGATGATTGTCAATGTGATCCATAGAACAAGTATCCTGGCTAAAAGAACGGTATAAAAGCGGTACAAAACGCACCGCCTTGAACCTTAACTGCCAGAGAAAAGTGAGTCAACCCGCTTTGCTGAGAGGTTTGCGGGAGATCGCATCGATCCCCCGCAAAATAATAAAACCCCTATACCGCTAATGCCCGTATTTTCAATACTTACAGAAGCAACAGCCCTGCTTTGGGGAGCACTTTCGCCCCTGCTCGGGCAGTATCATCATAATTGTAAATATCTGTTCGGAATTGCGGCTTGCCATCATCAGCCACCCACGCGGTCAGGTAATAGAGATTAACCGGTATGCGATGTTTCATTGAAACAAAGGTGGTATTTCCCTGATCTAACGTAGAAGAGATGCGGCTATTATTCCAGCCCGCATCCTGTAGCAACATGCTAGCCAGTTCCGATGCCTTATTGACCCGCACACAACCGGAACTCAGCGCCCGGATATCTCGCTGAAACAGATTATGATTCGGCGTGTCATGCAGATAAATTGCTTCCGAATTAGGCATATTAAATTTATAGCGCCCCAATGAATTATTTGCGCCAGGGGCCTGACGCAGACGATAAGGGAAGCGCTCTGCAGACACCCCTTGCCACTCGATCATTGAAGGGTCAATCGCCTCTGCATCCTGACTCCAGCCAGACAACACCGTATAGCCATGACGCTGCAGATAGCCAGGATCGCGCACGACTTTAGGAATGATATCCTGCCGAGTCAGCGTAGTGGGGACATTCCACGGCGGATTGACCACGACGTTATACAGTGAACTGCTCATTAGCGGTGTCTTGCGTTTCGGTTGCCCGACAATGACGCGCGACGATAAACGCTCAGCGCCATCCTGATAATAGATCAGTGAGTAATTGGGGATATTCACCATAATACCGGTATGAACATTATCCGGTACCAGGCGCAAACGCTGGATATTCAATGCCAGCAGCGTCGCACGCATTTGCGGAGAAACATTGAGCCAATCGCGCGTGCGCTTACCAATCACGCCATCACCTTCCAGCCCCTGCCAATGCTGGAAGCGTTTAACCGCCTCAACCAACTCGCCCGAGTAGCGATCGTCTGCATTAGCCACACCATTGTCGACAGGCGTTTGCTCAGTTAGCGGCGTGGTGGTTGCAGCGACATTTTCATTAAAAAGCGTGATGCTTTCCGTCAACGACAACATGCCAGTACGTTGCAGAATTTCACGCAACGCCACCAGCTCGCGGCTCTGTTGTTCCGGGCGTAGAGATTCGGCCAAATTCAGGCTCGGCCACGGGCGATTGTCCGTCAGCATCGTCTTCAATGCTTCATGCATTTTGGCGTATTGCGAATGCGAAGGCGTCAGCGAGGCAACATAGGCTGCGCTGGTGCCGGAATTTACGGCCTGTTGCCATTGGGAAACGATATTGACTGCGGGCGATTGCAGGCGATAAGGCACGCTGCTATACAACCAGTTGTTACCGTTGCGTTCTACACCAGAGACGAACTGCAAATAACCCAACATTGCGTCCGATAACACAATATCACGCGCAAATCCGGTTAATTGAGGATCGGTCAGCCAACTTACCCACGTAGTGAATTGCGGTTGTACGCCCGCTATTGCCAATTCGGCAAGTTGCTGCTGAAACTGTTGAACCGCGCGATTATCTGCCCACATCGGTTGCATCTGGTGTTGAGCATAAAGCGAGGATAAATCCGCTAGATAATGTACTGTCATACCGTGCGGTAGCGCAGACAAAAGCCCTACACGGCTATTTTCTACAGAAACGACACCTGCGGGTACCACCGTAGGCGCTGCTGCCAGCACCGAAAACGAAGGGGACAGGCTTCCAACCCAAAGGCAACCCACGCGCAACAACAATCTGACCATTTTTCGCTTATGTAACAACAACATCCATTTATCCCCTGTACTCATTAGCCACTGTGCTTTCACGACAATCCACATTGAACATGGAAATAACAAACTGAATTGCTCACATACCGTCACACTGGCGTAAACGCATTTTCCATTGTAAAAAACGATAACGCGTGAAATATGAACATTTTTTATATAGCGCCCGTTATTACGGTACGCAGCATTACAACGAGCAACCGCGAATCCTTCAACGGCCAGCAATCGTCTTACCGTCAGTATATAAAGAGAAAAATATTTTTGCTTCTTCTTCTGGGTATTATCTTACGCGTTTGATGAACCTATTCGCCGCCAGCATTCTCTTTACGTAAAAATAAAGCCGCTTAAAAAAGCGGCTTTATGATTATAGAGGAAAATAATCCAAGGTTTATCGCTACGACGCTTGCTCTTGCGTCTCTGGCGTTTCTGTTCCGAACCCACGTAACCCAACAACATGGACATGCTCGTTGTTCTGGTAAACTTTACGCACCAGCTTATAAGTGGTTCCCTTCTCGGGGCTGATATTCTCTGGAGCCGCGATGACTAACTGCATTTCCAGCCGATCGCAGAGCTCGAATAGCGTGGCGATCGATTTAGCATCCAGACGCGCCGCCTCATCGAGGAAGAGTAGACGACACGGAATAATATCTTTACCACGCAGACGCTTAGATTCTTCTTCCCAGCTCTGAACCACCATGACCAGAATCGACATCCCAGTACCAATCGCTTCCCCGGTAGACAGTGCCCCACTTTCCGCCCGCAGCCAACCATCCGCGCCACGGTTAACCTCAACTTCCATTTCAAGATAGTTGCGGTAATCCAGCAGTTCTTCGCCGATAGTTTGCGGTGTGCGCTGCCCCATATCAATTTCAGGGTTCAGGCGTTGATACAGTTTTGCCAGCGCTTCCGAGAAGGTCAGACGATTGCTGTTAAACAGATCCTGATGCATTTCCTGCTGTTCGGACAACACATTGAGAAGCGTGGTATGCGTTTCACGCACGTTAACGTTGAGCCGAACGCTCTTAACCTGACCAAACGCGACCGCTTGCAACCCTTGGTTCAGCATCCGAATACGGTTCTGCTCACGCTGGATCGTTTTACGAATGATATTTGCCACGCTGCGCGAGCTGATAGCCAGCATCTGCTCACGCGCCGTCAGCTCTTCCGTCAGACGGTTAAGCTCGATTTCCATCTGTTCAATTGCTTCTACCGGGTCATCGGTACGGATAATATCCTGACGGATACGCTCGCGCAGGTGCTGGTAAACGGCGATGTAGAACTGGATCTTACGTTCTGGTCGCTTCGGATCTTCCGAAAGCCGCAGCACATCGCGCAGATGTTCATTATCCGCCACCGCCAGACGCAGCGCACCCAGCGCTTTATCCGACATGGAACGCAGTTCATCACCTTCCATGTAAGCCAGTTCACGGCGGTGCAGACGACGCTCAACGCCATTGTCTTTCACCAAACGCATAACCGCGCACCAGCCAGCTTTCGCTGTGACAACCTGCTCACGCATCTGGTGGTAATCACGCTCCAGCTTGCGTAATTTCTTCTGCAAACTGTCCATTTCCGCTTCACAGAACGTAATCTGTTTTTCCAACTGATTACGCCGCGAGCGATTGGAGCTTAATGCGGCATGCAGCTCATCACGGCGCTGACGGGCACGCGCTTCGGCGTCAGCATCCGCACGCACTCCGATATCCTGCAACTCCTGCGTCAGCTCCTTCAGCATGTCCTGTTTGGCGTCATAAGAACTTTTCAGCGATGCCTGAACCTGACTATATTGTGTCAGTTGTGTCTGATGCTGACGCAGTTGTTCACGTGCTTTTGCCCGTTCAGCCTCAGCCTGTTCCAGGCGCTGGCGCAGCTTGTCATTCAGGCCAGCGTTTTCACCCAACATCCCGGCGGAATCAGCATAGCTGAAGTGTGCACGGCGTTGCACAACCTCAGTCAGCGCAAATGCCTGTTGTTTTGCCTGCCGCTGCGCGTTCTGTGCTTGGGTATAATCTTCCTGTAACTGCTCATGCTGCTGTGGATCGCTTTGCAAGACAGAAATCAACGGTTCCAGCTTTGCCAGAGTTGCCCCGTGCTGCTGAATGAAACGGGCCGACTCTTCGGTTTCATCCAGCTCCGCGCGAATCTCTTCCACGCGATCCTGCAACGTCTCATCGCACAGCAGGCTAATACGCGGAATCAGTTTATTCAACTGCGCACTCGCCTCTTTTGCCTGCTCGTACTGCTGGCGCTGCTGCTGGTTCTCACCGTCAAAACTGGCCATCGCCCGATCCAGTTCGCCACGGCGGGAACTGAGCTTACGAATTTCCGCTTCGGGATCTTCATCGAAAACGACAGCCAGATGCGTACCGATGAATCGACTGAAAGATTGGTGTAAGCGCTGCGTTTTCTGCACGTCAAATGACAGCGTTGCGTACTGCTCTGCCAGCGCTTCACGCTCATCACGCAGGCCTTCCAGACGCATTTCCCGCGCGGCACGACCAAACAGCGGCACATCAGGGAAGCGAGAATAACGCCACTGACGCTCCGCGACTTTCACCACGACGGCACGTTCCAGTTCGTCAACGGCAAACACGCTGTCATCAAACGACTGCGGATCGCCTTCGATCAGATACAAATCCTCTGGGCAGTCTTCCAGACCGGCAAGCTGATCGCGTACCAGAGAAAGATCGGGCACCACTATCGCATGGCGTGACGGGCCATAAAGCGCCGAGAAGTACGGCGCATCATCCAGCGTTACATCATCATAAATTTCAGATAGCAGCACGCCACCAAAACGTTCCGCCAGCGCGTTCAGGCGCGGGTCTTCTGAGCCGCCGGGCTGGCTGAGTCGCTCAACCTGCGCTTCGATTTGACGTTTGCGGGCGGCGATATCATCGCGCTCAACCGTCGTTTCGCGTTCACGCTCCAGCAAATGCTGCATGAAGGCCGTCACCTGACGGCTATCTTCAAACGTTTCGCCGCTTTGCTCGCTCAGTTGCGTCAACATTTCCTGTGCGGCCAGCCAGACTGGCGCACGCGTCGTCAGCTTCTGAATTCTCTGCAGGGTTTGCTCAAGCTCCTGACGCAACGCCATGCGGCGTTCACCGGCTTCCGCTACTAGCGATGACAGCGTATCGATGCGGGCATCCAGCTCTTGCTGGAGTGATTCCAGTTCTTCCGGTTGATAATCCTGACCATTGCGCTTGCTGAAATCCTGCAATAACCGCTCGGCATCCTGCTGCTCACGCAGGCGCTGCTCCAACTCAGACAAACGCATCCGCAGCGGCTGTACCCGCTCCGCCTGATAGCGTTGTGAAGCGCTGTCGCGCAACAGGTCGCGCGCGACCTGCCAGGCTTCGTTGCGATTGATCGCACCAGCAATTTTACTCACTAACTGATAGGCTTCTTCAAACTGACCGTGCGCCGCATCTGCCACGCTCAGTTTCTGCTCCAGCATCAGCAGAATGTCTGTCGCTTCCTGCTCTTTCGCGTGATAGCTGTCCAGCCACTCATCTGCGTTATCTGCCGTGAGATCCGATAGCTGGCACAGCGTGCGGGCACGTTCCAATGCTTGCTGAGCCTGTTGATACTGAATGGCCCGCGTTTGCTGTACGTCCAGCGCCTGCTGATAATCGGCAAGCTGACTTTTCAGCTCATCCACTTCCAATTCGGCAGCATCGGCACGTTCTTCGTTTCCCGCCTGCTGTTCTCGCGCTTCTTCTACCACTTCGTTCTGTTCTTCGAGGCGATAGCTCAATTCTTCCAGATCGGCGTTATAGCGCTCGATTTTTTCCTGCTGGCGCATCGCTGTCTGCACCAGATTCAAGTGATCGCTGGCTGCCTGATAATCCGTTTCCAGATCGCCTTCAGCCCCGTTCTGTTCCGCCAGTTCCCGCGCCATTTCCACATGGCGATATTGCTCACTCGACAGTTGCTTACGGCTGGAGAACAGGTCGCGGCGCAACTCCAGTGCCCCATCCAAATGGATGCGGCGCTCATTGGCGTGCCGCATGTAGTCAGCGGCAACATAGGAAGTCGCTTCGGAAATCAGGTGCTTGAACAGATCGCGATCGGACTGGGTAACGCGAATCGCTTCCAGCGTCATGCGGTTTTCACGCAGCGCCGCTTCCATATCCTGAAACGCCTTACGCACGCCGCTGTTTTCCGGCAGCAGATAGTCACGCAGTGAGCGGGTAATCGCGCTGGAAATACCGCCATATAGCGAAGCTTCAATCAGGCGATAAAACTTGCTGCGGTCGGAAGCAGAACGCAAGCGCCTGGGCACCACGCCCAAATCAAACATCAGCGAGTGATAATCGGTGATGGAGTTAAATTGCTTAAACTGAACACCTTCCATCTCCTCGACGCGATCTTTCAACTCCTGCAACGAAAGCACACGCGCCTGACGATCGCCGACCACCTGCGTCAGAATTTGCGTCGGCTGGATAGCGGTTGGCAATCCCTGAATAGTAAATGGTTTGATATCGACTTTACGGTCACGTCCCGCAACCTGCTGGAGACGAACGCCAACCAGCACGCGCTGATGGCGTGAGTTCACGACATCCAGCGTGGAATAGCAGACGCCCGCGCGCAATTTACCGTGCAGGCCTTTATCGCGTGAACCACTGGTGGCACCCGCTTCGGTCGTGTTTCTGAAGTGCAGCAACGTCAAGTCAGGGATCAGCGCCGTAATAAAAGCGGCCATCGTGGTGGATTTCCCGGCACCGTTACCGCCAGATAACGTGGTAACCAGTTCATCCAAATCGAAGGTGCGGGCGAAAAAGCCGTTCCAGTTGACCAGCGTTAGTGAGCGAAATTTACCGCGTTCAATCATTCCTGTTCATCCTCAACACTTAAAGCCTGCCCCAGTAGGAATGGGATAAGCTCTTATTCATCCTCGCCCGTTTCTGGCGCGATATCATCGGTGCGATCGTTATCGTCGCTGTCATCTTTCAGCGACAAACTACCTTCAACAGGCATCGCTTCACCATCGCGAATCATGCGTAGCTGTGCTTCACGGGCATCATCTCCGCTGCGCACATCCGCCCCGAAGCGGAATACCGACTCGGTAATTCTGAATTTGCTGCTGTCATTACCCATAAAGTAGATCATGCCTAACCGACGTAAACGGTTAAGCGAGGTTCTGACTTTTTCCTGCAACTTTTGACGATCCAAATCGGAACCGGTGGAACGCTGGTTAACCAGCTTCAGCAGCTTGCTTTCATCCGCCAGACTCAGCAACTCTTCATAAAGCTCCTGCTGGCTGAAAATGCCTTCGTGCGCCAGGCGTTCTGGGCTCAGATAGAGATAACAGAGAATTTTCCCTACCATCATATCTAGCTCAGATAGCACCGAGCGCGGGATTAGCGTGCTGGAGCGCGGGCGCAGATAGAAAAACCCTTCCGGCGCGCGGATCAGTTCCACGCTGTAACGGCTGTAGAACTCCTCTAGCACTTCTTGGAAATCCATCAAAAATATATGATTTTCCAGTTCTTCAATACCAATATGGCGCCCGGCGCGTAATTGGCTGTCCAGCGCAGGAAAGAGGTTATTCGACAGCGCGGTTGCCAGCTTTACTGGCATAAATTGTTCAATATTTGTCGATGACATGGGCCTGCACCTTGGCTCCGTAATCATTGATTGCCTGCCACAATGCTGGCAACCCGGAGAAATCTGTTTCGGCTACGCCCAGACGTACCGCCTGGTCGACCACGATTCGGGCAACATCAAAATGCCGCGAGCGAGGATGCTGCTTGAGGTATTCACGCATCACTTCACTCAAATCCAGCGGAATCTGTTGCGCTTTATATTTATGCAGCGCCTGCTCGACCAGCGCGATCAGTTGCTCACGCATTTCACTAAACTCTTCGTATTCCAGCTCCGGTGGCAGTTCACCGGTCACTTCTTCACTACGCAGCGTCAGCTCTTCATCACGCATATCCAACAGGCGATCCGCGTTGGCGAACGTCAGCGCCCAAGGGCTATCGAAATAGCTCTGCACCGATTGACGCAGGCGCTGGGCAAAGACGCGGTTTTTATCCATATCAATCGCGGTACGGATAAACTTGTGTACGTGGCGGTCGTAACCAATCCACAGATCTATCGTCTGCTGTCCCCAGCTCACAATACGATCGAGTTTGTTTTGCAGATCAAACACCAGCTTGTCGACAAGCTCCAGATTATGCGGGTTATTCATGATCGCATCCTGAATGCTCAACAGGCTCGTCTGCAATTTGTCGCCTGCAGCTTCAAGCGTATCCTGCAATTCACGCAGCGTAGATGACGTTTCTGTCAGCAGTTGTTCACAGTTACTGATCGCCGCTCGCCAGTCCTGATTTAACAGTGCCGCGATATCATCTTTAACCCCCTGCTGCTGCTCATCCATCACCCGCTGCGACAGATCGATACTGTCAAAGATTTCAGCTACGGAATATTTCAGCGGTGCAAACACATTGCGGTGCCAGTGGAACTCATCGCCATCTTCTTCCGCCGCATCAGCCGCACGACTGAGTTCTTGCGCCACAATAGAAAGTTGCATCGAAAGCCGCAGCGTTGAGAACTCACGCTGCCGGATGTAATAATCAGTGATGCCGATCCCCAGAGGCGTCAGACGATAAATCGCATTGCCTTCAGCCTGTTCGCTGGTAAAACGATTAAGCAACCGCTGACGCACCAGATCGTTAATCGCGTTATTGGCGCGGACGGTAATGGTTTCGTTCGTCTGATCAAATCCCTGACTCACATGGCGGAAGGCATCAATCAGTTCACCTTCACTCATTTCAC includes the following:
- a CDS encoding porin, whose protein sequence is MMKRNILAVVIPALLVAGAANAAEIYNKDGNKLDLTGKITGLHYFSDDHGNDGDQTYARLGFKGETQISSELTGYGRFEYQFNGYKDESQGSAGPNADKTRYAFVGLKFADAGSLDYGRNLGIAYDALAWTDVLPEFGGDSSYTDNLTGRSTGVLTYRNKNFFGLVDGWDFGLQYLGKNDNGSINERSSTEKQNGDGWGVSSSYTSDIGVGVVASYAKYDRTNNQNGYGANAARTGNTGGEADAWATGLKYDANNIYVAATYGEYRNLTIVKPKAGAVNGIGNFYADQTKVFEAVAQYNFDFGLTPSLAYVSAKAKDDTSVVKTNDYVTKYVSVGATYSFNKNMSTYVDYQINLLKDENAYRLNTDDTVALGLTYQF
- a CDS encoding amino acid aminotransferase; the protein is MFENISAAPADPILGLTDLFRADDRANKINLGIGVYKDETGKTPVLTSVKKAEHYLLENETTKNYLGIDGLPAFGQCTQELLFGKQNAIIADKRARTAQTPGGTGALRVAADFIANQTSAKRIWISNPTWPNHNNVFSAVGLEICQYDYYDAANHALDFDGLLNSLNAAQAGDVVLFHGCCHNPTGIDPTAEQWAKLAELSVAKGWLPLFDFAYQGFARGLEEDAEGLRIFAALHDELIVCSSYSKNFGLYNERVGACTLVAADAATADKAFSQVKAAIRANYSNPPSHGATVVATILSNDALKAIWVQELTAMRERIQRMRQLFVNTLQEKGAQQDFSFIINQNGMFSFSGLTKEQVLRLRDEFGVYAVNSGRVNVAGMTPENMAPLCEAIVAVL
- a CDS encoding MBL fold metallo-hydrolase, which codes for MKYQIVPVTAFSQNCTLLWCEKTNEAAIVDPGGDAEKIKHAVADAGILVKQILLTHGHLDHVGAAAELAEHYQVPIIGPQIEDAFWLEGLPAQSRMFGLEECAPLTPSRWLQEGDEVSVGETTLAVFHCPGHTPGHIVFFDAESRLAQVGDVIFNGGVGRTDFPQGDHQALIASIKNKLLPLGDDVTFIPGHGPMSTLGHERKTNPFLREDAAIW
- a CDS encoding YcbK family protein, translated to MDHIDNHRRKWLALGGAALGIALLPGQAFATLSTPRPRILTLDNLNTGERLKTEFFDGKRYNKSELSRLNHFFRDYRANKVKMIDPQLFDQLYRLQVMLGTNKPVQLISGYRAIDTNNELRAHSRGVAKQSYHTKGQAMDFHIEGVQLANIRKAATKMRAGGVGYYPRSDFVHIDTGPVRTW
- the ldtD gene encoding L,D-transpeptidase; amino-acid sequence: MLLLHKRKMVRLLLRVGCLWVGSLSPSFSVLAAAPTVVPAGVVSVENSRVGLLSALPHGMTVHYLADLSSLYAQHQMQPMWADNRAVQQFQQQLAELAIAGVQPQFTTWVSWLTDPQLTGFARDIVLSDAMLGYLQFVSGVERNGNNWLYSSVPYRLQSPAVNIVSQWQQAVNSGTSAAYVASLTPSHSQYAKMHEALKTMLTDNRPWPSLNLAESLRPEQQSRELVALREILQRTGMLSLTESITLFNENVAATTTPLTEQTPVDNGVANADDRYSGELVEAVKRFQHWQGLEGDGVIGKRTRDWLNVSPQMRATLLALNIQRLRLVPDNVHTGIMVNIPNYSLIYYQDGAERLSSRVIVGQPKRKTPLMSSSLYNVVVNPPWNVPTTLTRQDIIPKVVRDPGYLQRHGYTVLSGWSQDAEAIDPSMIEWQGVSAERFPYRLRQAPGANNSLGRYKFNMPNSEAIYLHDTPNHNLFQRDIRALSSGCVRVNKASELASMLLQDAGWNNSRISSTLDQGNTTFVSMKHRIPVNLYYLTAWVADDGKPQFRTDIYNYDDTARAGAKVLPKAGLLLL